One Flagellimonas sp. CMM7 genomic region harbors:
- a CDS encoding adenylate/guanylate cyclase domain-containing protein, whose amino-acid sequence MKPERKLSLQNIYIIMGISMVFGLSYNYFFYSHTFIEFFEAGSIGVILGLLIGVLEEFVFKKAFHKISSLAVTIIRSLLYSLLISTILALVLAIENFFKYNTSCSEAVIQYLIGPEYRRDFLFSLSFIAITLFLLQIIHLIGRANFLRLFFGMYRQPREVSRLFMFLDLKSSTSIAEKLGNKMYSAFIRDFFYDISDAIILFKGEIYQYAGDEIILVWPIGKNNLNAILCFFKMVEIIKKKHNEYLTKYGIIPEFKAGIHTGKVIVTTVGKLKKEIVYHGDVLNTTARIEGKCNELQQKLLVSKNILPFMQKENEYLIKEKGEIELKGKSQKLPLYGVQLATQRQFLC is encoded by the coding sequence ATGAAACCAGAGAGAAAACTAAGCCTACAAAACATTTACATAATCATGGGAATTTCCATGGTTTTTGGGCTTTCATATAACTACTTCTTCTATTCACATACGTTTATAGAGTTTTTTGAGGCAGGTAGTATAGGTGTTATTTTAGGTCTGCTTATTGGAGTTTTGGAAGAGTTTGTTTTCAAAAAAGCATTTCATAAAATTTCTTCTCTAGCTGTAACCATAATTAGGTCATTGTTATACTCTTTGCTTATAAGCACCATTTTGGCCTTGGTATTGGCTATCGAAAATTTCTTTAAATATAATACCAGTTGTTCAGAAGCAGTAATTCAATATCTGATTGGCCCTGAGTATAGACGAGATTTTCTATTTAGTTTGTCGTTTATTGCTATAACACTCTTTTTACTGCAGATTATACACCTCATCGGGAGGGCCAATTTTTTAAGATTATTTTTTGGGATGTATCGTCAACCACGTGAAGTTTCTAGATTGTTCATGTTTCTAGACCTTAAAAGTTCGACATCCATAGCTGAAAAGTTGGGCAACAAAATGTACAGTGCATTTATAAGGGATTTCTTTTATGATATTTCCGATGCCATTATTTTGTTCAAAGGAGAAATCTATCAATATGCTGGAGACGAGATAATCTTGGTATGGCCTATCGGAAAGAATAATTTGAATGCCATCCTATGCTTTTTTAAGATGGTGGAAATCATTAAAAAAAAGCACAACGAGTATCTTACCAAATATGGCATCATTCCTGAGTTTAAAGCGGGCATACATACAGGAAAGGTTATTGTGACGACCGTTGGAAAACTAAAAAAGGAAATCGTCTATCATGGCGATGTTTTGAACACCACCGCAAGAATTGAAGGAAAGTGTAATGAGTTGCAACAAAAACTATTGGTTTCAAAAAATATATTGCCATTTATGCAAAAAGAAAATGAATATCTTATAAAGGAGAAAGGCGAAATAGAACTTAAAGGCAAATCACAAAAACTTCCTCTTTATGGAGTGCAATTAGCTACCCAAAGACAATTTTTGTGTTAG
- a CDS encoding LamG domain-containing protein yields the protein MNRIKPWIIPIFLLSLLSCNNKSNKASSNDFYAYHTSLKNSDKAHERYEDLVVKLGIGQLEFRIDNAYAPIWRVGDKTYVIEDLYPKREKDVKSRYTYVRLLEESDDQIVVHYRHIPVLSGIFESIDEDPLYKGGITNVVHEVFTIKKDYSVIREVKDATGTRYEDWIHPDFGSTQKIQLTANGVEHSNLSEGKAAPIYPRKAFEGNPVIDQNLENTVLSWNFDDGMKPHEDTITESVSGASSYIDGVSTHYTKGISGTALAFDGYYTSVSLTAGKTPEISQSFTITSWVAPDAYPYNNAPIIHQSKDWGNEGFYFGLNPYGHIIFKANGVETKSKSIIDFGKWSFVSVSVNNNKIALSINGKVEATKTLNNPVNFINGPIQIGMNNILDRGSDFVRTNAENIDYYIGFQGLIDEIQVHNNALNEASLADLYNQTKPTDFTSNLPLSTLPGESETGKFGAYYANLTVSNALWDNLWRNVENPDIAVEFDQVKGSVKFWRGTNYASNWISDNNIWMADQSTETWGPHGCSEHMADKQNRQSFARILENSPARAVIHWKYPCVDVGYINNNDETNWSDEYYYIYPDGTAVRKVNFNGRGLPENEDGEDAFAIEEEEDEEAELSEFSIATMEWGEMMGAFMDKYYHPENDTWTEENVGASGPGFQDIQILVTPGVKALDQVGLNAMDVANLNGDVQQLTWELPNKSPFVQIHDASIELVKTKSEYKTFQVFQGGYITPWGEAENSAYTDDPFAGPWNHWPANLLPSDGRYAIGNDRIGHFAIGANDFLPAVGAMSLHGMTNENIESLIPLARSWKLPPAIENVSGAASVTYSKEQKAFMVEASEDNISFEIKASKDQPMVNPAFVISNWDGNINLSINGTFVNGDNIKTGIERDTKGNKCLVVWMKHQANENTTVSISKV from the coding sequence ATGAACCGTATTAAACCTTGGATAATCCCAATCTTTTTGTTGTCTCTGTTATCTTGTAATAACAAATCGAACAAAGCTTCAAGCAATGATTTTTATGCCTATCATACCAGCTTAAAAAATTCTGATAAGGCTCATGAGCGCTATGAGGATCTAGTTGTAAAGCTAGGTATAGGTCAATTAGAATTTAGAATTGATAATGCTTATGCTCCAATATGGAGAGTGGGCGATAAAACCTATGTTATAGAAGATTTATACCCCAAGCGTGAAAAGGATGTTAAATCTAGATATACATACGTTAGATTACTAGAAGAATCTGATGACCAGATTGTAGTTCATTACAGGCATATCCCAGTGCTTTCTGGTATTTTTGAGAGTATTGATGAAGACCCACTTTACAAAGGTGGGATTACCAATGTAGTGCACGAAGTCTTTACAATTAAGAAAGATTACTCTGTTATTAGAGAGGTAAAGGATGCCACGGGCACAAGATATGAAGATTGGATACACCCAGATTTTGGATCTACGCAAAAAATTCAATTGACCGCCAATGGTGTTGAGCACAGTAATTTAAGTGAAGGAAAGGCTGCACCTATTTATCCCCGTAAAGCTTTTGAAGGGAATCCTGTAATTGACCAAAACTTAGAAAATACAGTATTATCATGGAATTTTGATGATGGTATGAAACCACATGAAGATACTATTACAGAATCTGTTTCTGGAGCATCTTCTTATATTGATGGGGTTTCTACCCACTATACTAAAGGAATTTCTGGAACAGCTTTAGCTTTTGATGGATATTATACGTCCGTGTCTTTAACCGCCGGCAAAACTCCTGAAATAAGTCAATCTTTTACCATAACTTCTTGGGTGGCTCCTGATGCCTATCCCTATAATAACGCTCCTATAATTCATCAATCCAAAGACTGGGGCAATGAAGGTTTTTATTTTGGGCTAAACCCTTATGGTCATATTATATTCAAAGCTAATGGAGTAGAAACCAAATCCAAGTCCATAATTGATTTTGGAAAATGGTCATTTGTGTCGGTATCGGTTAATAACAATAAAATTGCATTGTCAATTAATGGAAAGGTTGAAGCTACCAAAACGCTTAATAATCCTGTTAACTTTATAAATGGTCCAATTCAAATTGGTATGAATAACATATTAGACAGAGGTTCGGACTTCGTGAGAACTAATGCTGAAAATATAGATTATTATATTGGTTTTCAAGGTTTAATTGATGAAATACAAGTTCATAACAATGCTTTAAACGAAGCCTCGTTGGCTGATTTATACAACCAAACAAAACCAACTGACTTTACCTCAAATCTTCCATTAAGCACTTTACCTGGTGAAAGTGAAACTGGTAAATTTGGAGCATACTATGCCAACTTAACCGTTAGTAACGCCTTATGGGATAATTTATGGAGAAATGTGGAAAACCCAGATATAGCTGTTGAGTTTGACCAAGTTAAAGGATCTGTTAAATTCTGGCGTGGTACCAACTATGCTTCTAACTGGATTAGCGATAACAACATTTGGATGGCTGACCAAAGTACCGAAACTTGGGGACCACATGGGTGTTCTGAGCATATGGCTGATAAACAGAATCGCCAAAGTTTTGCAAGAATCCTTGAAAATAGCCCCGCTAGAGCAGTTATTCATTGGAAATACCCTTGTGTAGATGTTGGTTATATTAATAATAATGATGAAACCAACTGGTCTGATGAATATTATTATATATACCCTGATGGTACTGCCGTTAGAAAAGTAAACTTTAATGGTAGAGGCTTGCCAGAGAATGAAGATGGAGAAGATGCCTTCGCTATTGAAGAAGAAGAGGATGAGGAAGCTGAACTTTCTGAATTCTCAATTGCAACGATGGAATGGGGAGAAATGATGGGTGCTTTTATGGATAAATATTACCATCCTGAAAATGATACTTGGACCGAAGAAAATGTAGGTGCTAGTGGACCAGGTTTTCAAGACATACAAATTTTGGTTACACCAGGGGTAAAAGCACTTGATCAAGTAGGGCTAAATGCCATGGATGTGGCCAATTTGAACGGCGATGTCCAACAATTAACGTGGGAGTTGCCGAACAAGTCGCCTTTTGTACAAATTCATGATGCTTCTATTGAATTAGTTAAAACAAAATCAGAATACAAAACATTCCAAGTTTTCCAGGGCGGGTACATCACGCCTTGGGGAGAAGCTGAAAATTCTGCATATACCGATGACCCGTTTGCTGGCCCATGGAACCACTGGCCTGCAAACTTATTACCATCTGATGGACGTTATGCTATCGGTAACGATCGTATAGGTCACTTTGCTATTGGAGCTAATGATTTCTTGCCTGCCGTTGGCGCCATGTCTCTGCATGGTATGACTAATGAGAACATAGAATCACTAATCCCATTGGCACGTTCATGGAAATTACCTCCTGCAATAGAAAATGTTTCAGGAGCTGCTTCTGTAACCTATTCAAAAGAACAAAAAGCATTTATGGTTGAGGCTTCTGAAGACAATATTAGCTTTGAAATAAAAGCTTCTAAAGATCAACCAATGGTAAATCCTGCTTTTGTGATATCTAATTGGGATGGTAACATAAACTTAAGTATTAATGGAACATTTGTAAATGGGGACAATATAAAAACAGGTATAGAACGTGATACAAAAGGCAACAAATGTTTAGTGGTTTGGATGAAACACCAAGCCAACGAGAATACTACCGTAAGCATATCTAAAGTGTAG
- a CDS encoding LamG domain-containing protein translates to MRRLSLVVNICFITTLLISCESDRNKEIVLGEFGAFYTKINSNEPFEAFSRVGNYADIVVDLGDGQSSFVFWRGSSYLPYLETPQGRFYVDEVIERSGDGTEQMPDKANTYSRIKLVKNTDDEIIVHWRYLPKFAGTNPHTGVSPLNFVDEYFNIYPNSKVTRTIKSGTEKVADWRSNKSLKKQSFELTSSGIANSVLEDVETKPSTNNTHVATIIDKSPVRPKLWLRFDEGENYSTKEESASQKEMPIIGDALWRTGVSGTSLQFDGYRNELKVSAQDAPAINNQITLEGWVALAAYPWNDVPLIQQVDDNPETALMVFEGDTIVKTKEVFDQFEAEERDFEVILKEENDKGYFLGIDAYGKPKFKLRINNKTEELIADNAFVERYQWHQLTGTYDGDNGLMSIYVNGKLTEQKKVSPGKIITSSNDIRIGRGKDRRPTRTVRMSTYFSDTYCLDGLIDEIKIYDIALSASQVAATYQNYSKGGDALDTVNMDKRVLPDGKNSSEFGAYYSNLAFHDVYDNFWRFSDHTDVVVEFDEMPTKFVFWKGTGYIPMLVNESGQWYSNEFNETWNRSGGIGCQEPMSDKTIYSNHVRIIENTPARTVVHWRYPLWDVFHYVANYNEDTGWGDWSDWYYYIYPDGVAVKSMTVWTNGIRDHEFQESMAIFGPDQHPEDIIHTKEALSMYNLKGDTATYNWIGGPPENVEKPDNKSIQYINYTGEYKPVTIGEFIDSNVYGGELTEYSVFPSWNHWPVAQMASDGRNSTFSDRTAHSSLTHLFMPIYKEDKKGSVPSYQQLLMEGMMNLNSEDLVLLANSWLNAPQISDVEGGTGKYDPAQRAYVIEANPEGTIKFSVNASAENPTKNLAIVVKHWGNRGQAKAQYNNKSVTPRQGTFRDTDGTKTLVIWISENSKEKISITLNPE, encoded by the coding sequence ATGAGAAGATTAAGTCTGGTAGTAAATATTTGTTTTATTACCACTTTGTTAATTAGTTGTGAATCAGATAGAAATAAAGAAATAGTCCTCGGAGAGTTTGGTGCATTTTATACCAAGATTAATTCTAATGAACCTTTTGAAGCTTTTTCTAGGGTTGGCAATTACGCCGATATTGTGGTTGACCTTGGGGATGGGCAATCGTCTTTTGTCTTTTGGAGAGGTAGCAGTTATCTCCCCTATTTAGAAACACCTCAGGGTCGATTTTATGTAGATGAAGTTATTGAGCGTTCTGGAGATGGCACTGAACAAATGCCAGATAAGGCTAATACTTATTCTAGAATAAAATTGGTAAAAAATACCGACGACGAAATCATTGTACATTGGAGGTATTTACCAAAATTCGCGGGTACAAATCCACATACAGGCGTATCTCCCCTAAATTTTGTTGATGAGTATTTTAATATCTATCCTAATAGTAAAGTTACAAGAACCATTAAATCTGGTACAGAAAAAGTTGCAGACTGGAGAAGCAACAAATCTCTAAAAAAACAGTCCTTTGAGCTTACTAGTTCTGGTATTGCTAATTCTGTGCTCGAGGATGTTGAGACCAAACCTAGTACAAACAACACTCATGTTGCAACTATTATAGACAAATCACCTGTGAGGCCTAAATTATGGTTAAGATTTGATGAAGGTGAAAATTATTCAACAAAAGAAGAAAGTGCCTCACAAAAAGAGATGCCTATTATTGGAGATGCCTTGTGGCGAACTGGGGTTTCTGGCACATCACTACAGTTTGATGGCTATAGAAACGAATTAAAAGTTTCTGCACAAGACGCCCCTGCAATAAACAATCAAATTACTCTAGAAGGCTGGGTAGCACTAGCTGCATATCCATGGAACGATGTGCCATTAATTCAACAAGTAGATGATAATCCGGAAACGGCACTAATGGTTTTTGAAGGAGATACCATTGTAAAAACTAAAGAAGTTTTTGACCAGTTCGAAGCTGAAGAGCGTGACTTTGAGGTTATTCTAAAGGAAGAAAACGATAAAGGCTATTTCTTAGGCATAGATGCCTATGGCAAGCCTAAATTTAAATTACGTATAAATAACAAGACAGAAGAACTAATTGCCGATAATGCATTTGTTGAAAGATACCAATGGCATCAACTTACAGGTACATATGATGGCGATAACGGGCTTATGAGTATTTATGTAAATGGTAAACTGACTGAACAAAAAAAGGTGAGCCCTGGAAAGATTATCACATCTTCAAACGATATACGAATTGGTAGAGGTAAGGATAGAAGGCCAACAAGAACCGTTAGAATGTCTACTTACTTTTCAGACACCTATTGCTTGGATGGTCTCATTGATGAAATTAAAATTTACGATATAGCACTCTCAGCTTCACAGGTAGCTGCTACATATCAAAATTATAGTAAAGGGGGTGATGCTTTGGATACTGTAAACATGGATAAAAGGGTATTACCTGATGGAAAAAACTCAAGTGAATTTGGAGCCTATTATTCTAATCTGGCATTTCATGATGTTTATGATAATTTTTGGCGCTTTAGCGACCATACTGATGTTGTTGTGGAGTTTGATGAAATGCCTACCAAATTTGTTTTTTGGAAAGGCACCGGCTATATTCCTATGTTGGTTAACGAATCTGGACAATGGTACAGCAATGAGTTTAATGAAACGTGGAATCGTTCTGGTGGCATTGGTTGCCAAGAACCTATGTCTGATAAAACCATATATAGTAACCATGTAAGGATCATAGAAAACACCCCTGCCAGAACCGTAGTGCATTGGAGATATCCATTATGGGATGTATTCCATTATGTAGCTAACTACAATGAAGATACTGGTTGGGGAGATTGGAGTGATTGGTACTATTATATATACCCAGACGGTGTTGCAGTTAAAAGTATGACTGTTTGGACCAACGGTATTAGAGACCATGAATTTCAAGAGTCTATGGCAATTTTTGGTCCAGATCAACACCCCGAAGATATTATACATACCAAAGAAGCACTTTCAATGTATAATTTAAAAGGAGATACAGCTACTTATAATTGGATTGGCGGACCTCCAGAGAATGTAGAGAAACCAGATAATAAATCCATTCAATATATCAACTATACTGGAGAATATAAGCCGGTAACCATTGGTGAATTTATTGATTCGAATGTTTATGGAGGCGAATTAACCGAATACTCGGTATTCCCATCATGGAATCACTGGCCTGTAGCGCAAATGGCTTCAGATGGTCGTAATTCTACGTTTTCAGACAGAACAGCACATAGTTCATTAACACATCTATTCATGCCAATATACAAAGAAGATAAAAAAGGTTCTGTACCTAGTTATCAACAATTATTAATGGAAGGCATGATGAATTTAAATTCGGAAGACCTTGTACTGTTAGCTAATTCCTGGCTAAACGCTCCTCAAATATCTGACGTTGAAGGAGGCACAGGAAAATATGACCCAGCTCAAAGAGCCTATGTTATAGAAGCTAACCCAGAGGGAACCATCAAATTTAGTGTTAATGCATCCGCAGAAAACCCTACTAAAAACTTAGCTATTGTTGTAAAGCACTGGGGCAACAGAGGTCAAGCTAAAGCACAATACAACAACAAATCCGTTACACCAAGACAAGGTACTTTTAGAGATACCGATGGCACCAAAACTTTAGTTATTTGGATATCTGAAAACTCAAAAGAAAAAATATCCATAACCTTGAACCCAGAATAA
- a CDS encoding DUF2911 domain-containing protein has translation MNKFILTIIAISISFYTIAQSEHFGIDMPIPSPKSKVTQTVGFTNVTIEYFRPSIRGRKIFGGLVPYNEIWRTGANEASKFTFSKDITLGGVKLVEGSYIIITTPNASKWQIHIHQFDEETYDYSELQPLATFNIVPKKLSEPIESFLIDLNNLRRASCTIDISWENTLISIPLEVDTEEVLMSKIMNYQNDKNDRMFEDYFSASAYLLERGIELEKALNFANKALEINTDAFWVLGVKANILAKLGNHDAAISIAEESIKGAHPEDDAAFAKSMQKLISSLKN, from the coding sequence ATGAATAAATTTATATTAACTATTATTGCTATTAGTATTTCTTTTTATACAATAGCACAATCAGAACATTTTGGTATAGACATGCCAATTCCAAGTCCAAAGTCTAAAGTCACGCAAACCGTTGGCTTTACAAACGTCACTATTGAATATTTTAGACCAAGCATTCGTGGAAGAAAAATATTTGGGGGCTTGGTTCCCTATAATGAAATATGGCGTACTGGCGCTAATGAAGCTTCCAAATTTACCTTTAGCAAAGATATTACTTTAGGGGGAGTTAAACTTGTTGAGGGCAGCTATATTATAATAACTACACCAAATGCTTCCAAATGGCAAATACATATTCATCAGTTTGATGAAGAAACTTACGATTATTCCGAATTACAACCTTTGGCTACATTTAATATCGTACCTAAAAAATTAAGTGAACCTATAGAATCATTTTTAATTGATCTTAATAACTTAAGAAGAGCATCTTGCACAATTGACATTTCTTGGGAAAATACACTAATTTCCATCCCACTTGAAGTTGATACTGAAGAAGTTCTTATGAGTAAAATCATGAACTATCAAAACGATAAAAATGATAGAATGTTCGAAGATTACTTTTCAGCATCAGCATATCTTCTAGAAAGAGGTATTGAATTAGAAAAAGCACTTAATTTTGCAAATAAAGCATTAGAGATAAACACGGATGCCTTTTGGGTTCTTGGAGTAAAAGCTAATATTTTAGCTAAATTAGGAAATCACGACGCTGCAATTTCTATTGCTGAAGAAAGTATTAAAGGTGCCCACCCGGAAGATGACGCCGCTTTTGCAAAATCTATGCAAAAATTAATATCCTCTCTAAAAAATTAA
- a CDS encoding right-handed parallel beta-helix repeat-containing protein gives MKNLKFKSVFIAIIVTIITINHSFSQQSNSEKNIVYVNSNLSSNGDGTSWKSAFNSLETALAKAKANTEIWVTQGTYVPERKVTGNQKRDFSFQLKNNISLLGGFKGTELKSDERNWKENKTILSGDLNKDDETDQNLSDNCFHVVTGNGTNRTAIIDGFIITGGNANMDEWPNDGGGGMNIEEGSPTIKNCIVTNNKAFADGAGIRVWGDSNPTISFCLFSKNQSVQEGGGLMNGPGSHTKVFNCIFKNNKVGEDGAGMYNNETTNQVIANCLFYNNEATLTGGGMYNVNGSAPLIVNCTFVNNVAKEVGGGMSNRDSNPKLRNCILWGNTAPKNMEINDLRSTPDIAYSIVSGGYNGTNIIDSNPNFKGNGFELTDKSPAINSGTNSVFPEDLKIDLNGKDRIIDDAIDLGAYEFKK, from the coding sequence ATGAAAAATTTAAAATTCAAAAGTGTATTTATTGCAATTATAGTAACTATAATCACCATAAACCATTCTTTTTCTCAACAAAGTAATTCTGAGAAAAATATCGTATATGTAAATTCTAATTTAAGCTCTAACGGCGATGGAACGTCTTGGAAATCTGCATTCAATTCCCTTGAAACTGCTTTGGCAAAAGCAAAAGCTAATACCGAAATATGGGTAACTCAAGGCACTTATGTCCCAGAAAGGAAAGTTACCGGAAACCAAAAAAGAGATTTTAGTTTTCAATTAAAAAACAACATCAGCTTACTAGGAGGGTTTAAAGGTACTGAGCTTAAAAGTGATGAGAGGAACTGGAAAGAAAATAAAACAATACTAAGTGGAGATTTGAATAAAGATGATGAAACAGATCAAAATCTATCGGATAATTGTTTTCACGTTGTAACCGGCAATGGCACCAACCGTACAGCAATAATTGATGGTTTCATCATAACTGGAGGGAATGCCAATATGGACGAATGGCCTAACGATGGCGGAGGAGGTATGAATATTGAAGAAGGCAGTCCAACTATAAAGAACTGTATCGTTACTAATAATAAAGCATTCGCCGATGGTGCTGGCATACGTGTTTGGGGGGACTCTAACCCTACTATTAGTTTCTGTTTATTTTCTAAAAACCAATCCGTGCAAGAAGGCGGGGGACTTATGAATGGCCCTGGAAGCCATACAAAGGTATTTAACTGTATCTTTAAAAATAATAAGGTAGGAGAAGATGGCGCAGGTATGTACAATAATGAAACGACCAATCAAGTCATTGCAAATTGTCTTTTTTACAACAATGAAGCTACTTTAACTGGAGGTGGTATGTATAATGTTAATGGTAGTGCTCCACTAATAGTTAACTGCACATTTGTTAACAATGTTGCTAAAGAAGTTGGAGGCGGTATGAGCAACAGAGACAGTAATCCAAAACTTAGAAATTGCATCCTATGGGGAAACACAGCTCCAAAAAACATGGAAATAAATGACTTGAGATCTACTCCTGATATTGCATATAGTATTGTATCAGGAGGTTATAATGGCACAAATATCATTGATTCTAACCCCAATTTTAAGGGCAATGGTTTTGAACTCACAGATAAATCACCCGCCATTAACTCAGGAACCAATAGTGTATTCCCAGAAGACCTTAAGATTGATCTAAATGGAAAAGACAGAATCATAGATGATGCGATAGATTTAGGTGCCTATGAATTTAAAAAATAA
- a CDS encoding sugar phosphate isomerase/epimerase has protein sequence MMRRRDFIKQTAYASGLVFVGMPNLHFVPGQVRTRNVYIFSKHLQWLDFSEMAKVAKNLGFDGVDLTVRPGGHVGPQDVEEQLPKAIKAIRAEGLIIDTITTAITDASDKYSERIIKTASHLGVEQLRLGWYHFEEHLGLEENLIQIGEKLSALDQLCGIYNIRADYQNHSGNGFGASVWDIREVYNSINPKWLGVRYDVRHASVEGFNSWSTDLKAICKYVKSLDLKDFVWETTKQGPDIEDVPLGKGDVDFKTYSKLLETLEIPGNITLHLEYPLGGAEHGDKKLAIEPKLVLKAITRDLKFIKRNVSLKLVDSN, from the coding sequence ATGATGAGGCGAAGAGATTTTATAAAACAAACAGCATATGCCTCTGGTTTAGTTTTTGTTGGTATGCCTAACTTACATTTCGTACCAGGCCAAGTAAGAACGCGTAACGTATATATCTTTTCTAAACATCTGCAATGGTTAGACTTTTCTGAAATGGCCAAGGTTGCAAAAAACCTAGGGTTTGACGGAGTAGATCTCACCGTAAGACCAGGAGGCCATGTAGGGCCCCAAGATGTTGAAGAACAGCTGCCAAAGGCAATAAAGGCTATTAGAGCAGAAGGGTTAATCATAGATACAATAACTACTGCTATTACAGATGCCAGCGATAAATACTCTGAAAGGATAATCAAAACAGCTTCTCATCTAGGGGTTGAACAGTTAAGATTAGGCTGGTATCATTTTGAAGAACACCTTGGCTTAGAGGAGAATTTGATACAAATTGGAGAAAAATTATCTGCCTTAGATCAATTGTGCGGTATTTATAATATTCGTGCCGATTATCAGAACCACAGCGGGAATGGTTTTGGTGCATCGGTTTGGGATATCAGAGAAGTTTACAATAGTATTAACCCTAAATGGTTAGGTGTAAGATATGATGTACGCCATGCTTCTGTTGAGGGATTCAATTCTTGGTCTACAGACCTAAAGGCTATTTGTAAATATGTGAAATCGCTAGACCTAAAAGATTTTGTTTGGGAAACGACCAAACAGGGGCCAGATATCGAAGATGTTCCATTAGGAAAAGGAGATGTTGATTTTAAAACCTATTCAAAACTTCTTGAGACTTTAGAGATTCCTGGAAATATTACGTTGCATTTAGAATATCCTTTAGGAGGCGCAGAACATGGTGATAAAAAATTAGCAATAGAGCCTAAATTAGTTTTAAAAGCTATAACACGAGATTTAAAATTCATTAAGCGCAATGTTAGTCTTAAATTAGTAGATTCTAATTAA
- a CDS encoding DoxX subfamily, with product MKSVFLEYRTKTYSKLQLIVLTGLRIAIGWHFLQEGLNKVYQPDWSAKTFLEASNNLCSFLFHYIAENEMLLEISDSVNQWGQVIIGVSLILGLLSKPLKYFGVLLLFLYYLCSFSLGTAHIINSIVIELLALCILILFPTSYKTGLDSFLIKHNR from the coding sequence ATGAAGTCCGTTTTTTTAGAATATAGAACCAAAACCTATTCTAAACTTCAACTTATTGTGCTTACCGGGTTAAGAATTGCTATTGGATGGCATTTTTTGCAAGAAGGGTTAAATAAAGTATACCAACCAGACTGGTCTGCTAAGACTTTTTTAGAAGCATCAAATAATTTATGCTCCTTTCTATTCCATTATATTGCTGAGAATGAGATGCTATTGGAAATATCAGATAGTGTAAACCAGTGGGGGCAAGTTATTATTGGCGTTTCGTTAATTCTAGGGTTATTGTCAAAACCATTAAAATATTTTGGAGTACTTTTATTATTTCTATATTATTTATGTAGCTTTTCTCTTGGTACGGCACATATTATAAATTCAATTGTCATAGAGTTACTAGCACTATGCATACTTATTTTATTTCCCACAAGTTATAAAACGGGGTTAGACTCATTTTTAATAAAGCACAATAGGTAA